In Acidobacteriota bacterium, one genomic interval encodes:
- a CDS encoding PAS domain S-box protein, which translates to MAKQESEAVRLAALKLIDDAMGARRQLEAANQGLLLEIADRKQSESALRESDAHFRAVMESANDAVITTDSDGIIEDWNPAAQRMFGYSKKEATGQPVTMLVPEQLRSRHLEAFERRRGGASSSPLNTRTEWEGRRKDGSEFPVELSLSEWSTPAGRHFTGVVHDITARKQTEAEKARLEAQYRQAQKMESIGRLAGGVAHDFNNMLAIISGYADLVMMKLDPAGPLYADLQEVTKAARRSAELVRQLLAFARKQAIKPRILDINETVRNMLKLVERLLGEDIDLVWKPGENLWPLKMDPTQIDQILANLSANARDAIAGTGKVTIESSNAVLDDVYCGTHPGSVPGRYVLLAMSDDGCGMDADTQAKVFEPFFTTKAQGRGTGLGLATVYGIVKQNLGFIDFSSEPGQGTTFHVYLPAYESAGAADAVPPVSIESVMGWETVLLVEDEATLLELGKRTLERLGYRVLATTSPSRAIELLRDYSGDIHLLLTDVVMPEMSGRTLQQRVDDLRPGLKCLFTSAYSADVIADRGVINGEVHFLQKPYTWQGLAEKVREVLGASEQ; encoded by the coding sequence ATGGCAAAACAAGAATCTGAAGCCGTTCGACTCGCGGCGTTGAAGCTGATTGACGACGCGATGGGCGCAAGACGCCAGCTGGAAGCCGCAAACCAGGGACTGCTGCTCGAGATCGCGGATCGCAAGCAGAGTGAATCGGCGCTGCGCGAGAGCGACGCCCATTTCCGTGCGGTGATGGAGTCGGCCAATGACGCCGTCATCACAACTGACAGCGACGGGATCATCGAGGACTGGAATCCGGCCGCGCAGCGGATGTTCGGCTACAGCAAGAAGGAAGCGACGGGACAGCCGGTCACCATGCTCGTGCCTGAACAGCTGCGAAGCCGTCACCTCGAGGCTTTCGAGCGCCGGCGGGGCGGGGCCAGTTCTTCTCCCTTGAACACACGGACGGAGTGGGAAGGCCGGCGCAAGGACGGAAGTGAATTTCCGGTCGAACTGTCGCTGTCGGAATGGTCGACACCGGCAGGCCGCCACTTCACCGGAGTCGTCCACGACATTACGGCCCGCAAGCAGACTGAGGCCGAAAAGGCGAGGCTGGAGGCCCAGTACCGCCAGGCGCAGAAGATGGAGTCGATCGGCCGGCTCGCCGGCGGTGTCGCCCACGACTTCAACAATATGCTGGCCATCATCAGCGGGTATGCGGACCTGGTGATGATGAAGCTCGATCCGGCGGGACCGCTGTATGCCGATCTCCAGGAGGTCACAAAGGCCGCCAGGCGGTCGGCCGAACTGGTCCGACAGTTGCTCGCCTTCGCCCGCAAGCAGGCTATCAAGCCCAGGATCCTCGACATCAACGAGACCGTCAGGAACATGCTGAAGCTGGTCGAACGGCTGCTCGGCGAGGATATCGACCTGGTCTGGAAGCCGGGCGAGAACCTGTGGCCGTTGAAGATGGACCCGACCCAGATCGACCAGATTCTGGCCAACCTGTCGGCCAATGCGCGCGACGCGATCGCGGGCACCGGCAAAGTGACGATCGAGTCGAGCAACGCCGTGCTGGATGATGTCTACTGCGGGACGCATCCGGGCTCGGTTCCAGGCAGATACGTGCTGCTGGCAATGAGCGACGACGGGTGCGGGATGGATGCAGATACGCAGGCCAAGGTCTTCGAGCCGTTCTTCACCACCAAGGCCCAGGGACGTGGCACAGGCCTTGGGCTGGCGACGGTCTACGGCATCGTGAAGCAGAATCTCGGGTTCATCGATTTCTCGAGCGAGCCCGGCCAGGGTACGACATTTCATGTCTATCTGCCTGCCTACGAATCGGCTGGGGCGGCCGACGCGGTGCCTCCCGTGTCGATCGAGTCGGTGATGGGCTGGGAGACGGTCCTGCTGGTCGAGGACGAGGCCACGCTGCTCGAACTTGGCAAGAGAACGCTCGAACGTCTGGGCTATCGGGTGCTGGCGACCACCAGCCCCAGCCGCGCGATCGAGCTGCTCCGAGACTACTCCGGCGACATCCACCTGTTGTTGACCGACGTCGTGATGCCGGAAATGAGCGGCCGAACACTCCAGCAGCGGGTGGACGACCTGCGGCCCGGCCTCAAGTGCCTGTTTACCTCCGCCTACAGCGCCGACGTGATCGCGGACCGCGGCGTGATCAATGGAGAAGTGCACTTCCTGCAGAAGCCCTACACGTGGCAAGGACTGGCTGAGAAGGTCCGCGAGGTGCTGGGGGCTTCGGAGCAATGA
- a CDS encoding PAS domain S-box protein yields the protein MSRSDSNDRHAAGAPERDTTPVQPLMGGFDRETSVLVPRLTERCAGVACAIAVVALAGWALNARVLAWQWDGVIPMAPASAIALLGLAGGLFVIARWPRPRPGRMLARAGASLAALLGVLVLIKLTTGLEVGIEWTLARTRELFGGIPIGRMSPLTAALLILESAALLALVEVNRWRMAGTVAALLGLTATAISVVVVVGYAYGAPLLYGGATIPVALPTALAFVLVGIGEINLALPTLHVLRHWRGGSLRGRLLRAFLPGALLLVFVEGWLDNIFEQTRTMNPALWDSVTALVVCGLIVVFTAWIARGTGDDIENVKNALRESESRLRTITDSAQDAILMMDPEGRVSYWNPAAERIFGYSSDEALRRHIHELIVSPQYRPAFSAAFPVFQQTGQGVAVGRTLDLEARTKDGQDVAVQLSLSSVRLHDGWYGVGVVRDITEQRQAESERRQLEQQIQQAQKVESLGVLAGGIAHDFNNILTAVLGHADLALTALGPTSAARSSLNEISTAARRAAELSQQMLAYSGAASFTRERLNLNPILDGMQHLLRTTISSKAQLDLQLNRDLPAIHADPSQIRQIVLSLIVNASEAMSETPGVITVSTRMCRCTAADLQTAVVHDDRPPGTYAELTVKDTGCGMDAETQSRIFDPFFTTKFTGRGLGLAAVLGIVRAHKGVIRFESAPGRGSTFTVLFPAAKPQDDARSGDSTAPPAAGARQDAVRAADHGPAAPRADGQTRGTVLLVDDEEQLRTLGSRMLSRLGYTVLTAAGGSEAIATYRTQHSAIDVVILDLTMPEMDGAEVFDQLRLINPDVRVVLASGYSTADISERFANKGLCGVIQKPYTLDLLRRALSKATTGPDASAPAGSA from the coding sequence ATGAGCCGAAGCGACTCGAACGATCGGCACGCCGCCGGAGCACCTGAACGGGACACGACGCCCGTCCAGCCGCTGATGGGCGGCTTCGATCGAGAGACCTCCGTCCTCGTGCCCCGGCTGACAGAGCGGTGTGCGGGCGTTGCATGCGCCATCGCGGTGGTCGCGCTGGCGGGATGGGCGCTCAACGCGCGGGTGCTGGCATGGCAGTGGGACGGGGTCATTCCGATGGCTCCCGCCTCCGCCATCGCCCTGCTCGGTCTGGCCGGCGGGCTCTTCGTTATTGCGCGCTGGCCTCGGCCCCGTCCGGGCCGGATGCTGGCGCGCGCGGGTGCGAGCCTGGCAGCGCTGCTCGGCGTGCTCGTCCTGATCAAGCTCACGACCGGCCTCGAGGTTGGTATCGAGTGGACACTGGCCCGCACCAGAGAGTTGTTCGGCGGGATCCCGATCGGCCGCATGTCGCCGCTGACGGCGGCGCTGCTGATCCTCGAGAGTGCGGCGCTGTTGGCTCTCGTCGAGGTCAACCGGTGGCGCATGGCTGGAACCGTCGCGGCCCTGCTGGGGTTGACGGCGACAGCGATCAGTGTCGTGGTGGTGGTCGGCTACGCCTACGGCGCTCCGCTCTTGTATGGCGGCGCCACGATTCCAGTGGCTTTGCCCACCGCGCTCGCCTTTGTGTTGGTGGGAATCGGCGAGATCAATCTGGCGCTGCCCACGCTGCATGTCCTGCGCCACTGGCGCGGGGGGTCGCTGCGCGGAAGGCTGCTGCGTGCGTTCTTGCCAGGGGCTCTCTTGCTGGTCTTCGTGGAAGGCTGGCTGGACAACATATTCGAGCAGACCCGGACGATGAATCCGGCGCTGTGGGATTCGGTCACGGCGCTGGTGGTCTGCGGGTTGATTGTCGTCTTCACTGCCTGGATTGCCCGCGGTACCGGTGATGACATCGAGAACGTGAAGAACGCCCTGCGCGAGAGCGAATCACGCCTGCGCACGATCACCGATTCAGCCCAGGATGCCATCCTGATGATGGACCCGGAGGGCAGGGTGTCGTATTGGAATCCGGCCGCCGAGCGCATCTTCGGCTACTCGAGTGACGAAGCCCTCCGGCGCCACATCCACGAGCTGATTGTGTCCCCGCAGTATCGCCCGGCATTCTCCGCGGCGTTTCCAGTATTCCAGCAGACCGGACAGGGCGTCGCCGTGGGTCGCACGCTCGATCTGGAGGCCCGCACGAAGGACGGCCAGGACGTCGCCGTCCAACTGTCGTTGTCGTCCGTTCGTCTGCATGACGGGTGGTACGGGGTGGGCGTGGTGCGCGACATCACCGAGCAGCGGCAGGCTGAATCCGAGCGGCGCCAACTGGAGCAGCAAATCCAGCAAGCGCAGAAGGTGGAGAGCCTCGGCGTGCTGGCGGGGGGCATCGCGCACGACTTCAACAACATTCTCACGGCGGTGCTCGGGCACGCGGATCTGGCCTTGACCGCCCTCGGTCCGACTTCCGCCGCGCGATCGAGCCTCAATGAAATCAGCACGGCCGCACGTCGGGCCGCAGAATTGTCCCAGCAGATGCTCGCCTATTCTGGCGCCGCGTCGTTTACCCGGGAACGCCTGAACCTCAATCCGATCCTGGATGGGATGCAGCATCTGCTGCGCACGACGATCTCGAGCAAGGCGCAACTCGACCTGCAGCTGAATCGCGACCTCCCGGCGATTCATGCGGACCCGAGCCAGATCCGGCAGATCGTGTTGAGCCTCATCGTCAACGCGTCGGAGGCCATGAGCGAGACGCCCGGCGTGATCACGGTCAGCACGCGAATGTGCCGGTGCACGGCGGCGGATCTGCAGACCGCAGTCGTCCACGACGATCGCCCGCCAGGCACCTACGCCGAGTTGACGGTCAAGGACACGGGCTGCGGGATGGATGCCGAGACGCAGTCGCGAATCTTCGACCCGTTCTTCACGACGAAGTTCACGGGCCGCGGTCTGGGGCTCGCGGCCGTGCTGGGCATCGTTCGCGCCCACAAGGGCGTCATCAGGTTCGAGAGCGCACCGGGCCGGGGATCGACCTTCACGGTCCTCTTTCCGGCCGCGAAGCCGCAAGACGATGCCCGATCCGGCGACTCGACGGCCCCTCCAGCCGCTGGCGCGCGGCAGGACGCGGTTCGGGCCGCAGACCACGGCCCGGCGGCTCCGCGAGCTGACGGCCAGACGCGCGGCACGGTACTGCTTGTAGACGACGAGGAGCAGCTGCGCACGCTCGGCTCGCGGATGCTCAGCCGGCTGGGATACACGGTGCTGACGGCGGCCGGCGGCTCTGAGGCGATAGCCACGTACCGCACGCAGCACAGCGCCATCGACGTCGTGATCCTCGACCTGACGATGCCGGAGATGGACGGGGCCGAGGTCTTCGACCAGTTGCGCCTGATCAACCCCGACGTGCGCGTCGTGCTGGCGAGCGGATACAGTACGGCCGACATCTCCGAACGATTCGCCAACAAGGGACTGTGCGGCGTCATTCAGAAGCCTTATACACTTGACCTGCTCCGTCGTGCCTTGAGCAAGGCCACGACGGGGCCTGACGCATCTGCCCCCGCCGGGTCGGCCTAG
- a CDS encoding amidase family protein — translation MRITTLTLAAVSLIVATTAPLWSQAPAARPMQASAARPAQTSFHVEEASIADIHAAMKAGRLTCRALVQAYLRRIEAFDKTGPAINAIVVINPDALAQADQLDTRFAQGGFVGPLHCVPAIVKDNFETIGLQSANGSLSLKGFVSAKDAFLVKRIKDAGAIVLAKSNMAEWAFTPYETVSSILPGYTRNPYALDRVTAGSSGGSAAAVAASFGAVGLGSDTGNSIRGPSSHQALVGIRSTMGLTSRAGVMPLNLLADIAGPIARTVQDAAAVFQVVVGEDSDDPATAASHGRAPEDYAKALVRDGLRGARIGVLRQAYERETTDPEIVAIFMKALDDMRRAGAVIVDPAPVEGLDGIRRPPGMASCMGFKYDINRYLASHGDRVPVKSLADVIKSRRFHPTVQRRLEQAEAGPENGPATPECKAEFAYRDQVRSAVTKTMDALKIDAYVYPTWSNPPRLIGDLNTPHGDNSQFFSPTTGFPSVQVPMGFTRGGTLPAGLTYFGRAWSEATLIRLAYAYEQATHQRRPPPTTPALR, via the coding sequence ATGCGCATCACCACGCTGACGCTGGCCGCCGTCTCGTTGATTGTGGCAACGACCGCTCCACTCTGGTCCCAGGCGCCAGCCGCGAGGCCGATGCAGGCTTCGGCGGCGCGGCCGGCCCAGACGTCCTTTCACGTCGAGGAGGCCAGCATTGCCGACATTCACGCGGCGATGAAGGCCGGCCGGCTCACATGCCGCGCGCTCGTGCAGGCGTATCTGCGGCGCATCGAGGCTTTTGACAAGACCGGCCCCGCCATCAACGCGATCGTCGTCATCAATCCTGACGCGCTTGCGCAGGCCGACCAGCTCGACACGCGCTTCGCGCAGGGCGGCTTCGTGGGGCCGCTCCACTGCGTGCCGGCGATCGTCAAGGACAACTTCGAGACCATCGGCTTGCAGAGTGCCAACGGATCGCTGTCCCTGAAGGGATTCGTGTCGGCGAAGGACGCGTTCCTGGTGAAGCGGATCAAGGATGCCGGTGCGATCGTGCTTGCCAAGTCGAACATGGCCGAGTGGGCCTTCACGCCGTACGAGACAGTGAGCTCAATTCTCCCCGGCTACACCAGGAACCCGTACGCGCTCGACCGCGTCACCGCCGGATCGAGCGGCGGCTCCGCGGCCGCCGTCGCGGCCAGTTTCGGCGCCGTCGGGCTGGGCAGCGACACCGGCAATTCGATTCGTGGGCCGTCTTCGCACCAGGCCCTGGTGGGGATTCGATCGACCATGGGCCTGACCAGCCGCGCGGGGGTGATGCCGCTCAACCTGCTGGCCGATATTGCCGGACCCATAGCCCGCACCGTTCAAGACGCGGCCGCCGTGTTCCAGGTGGTCGTCGGCGAGGATTCGGACGATCCGGCGACTGCCGCATCGCACGGCCGGGCTCCGGAGGACTATGCGAAGGCTCTCGTCCGCGACGGCCTTCGTGGTGCGCGCATCGGCGTGCTTCGACAGGCATACGAACGTGAGACGACCGATCCCGAGATCGTGGCGATCTTCATGAAGGCGCTCGACGACATGCGGCGCGCTGGCGCCGTGATCGTAGACCCTGCGCCGGTTGAGGGTCTCGACGGAATTCGACGGCCGCCAGGGATGGCGTCCTGCATGGGATTCAAGTACGACATCAACCGGTACCTCGCGTCACACGGCGACCGTGTGCCGGTGAAGAGCCTGGCCGACGTCATCAAGTCGCGGCGTTTTCATCCCACCGTGCAGCGCAGGCTCGAGCAGGCGGAGGCGGGGCCGGAGAATGGCCCGGCGACGCCCGAGTGCAAGGCTGAGTTTGCATACCGGGATCAGGTGCGTTCCGCAGTCACGAAGACGATGGACGCGCTCAAGATCGACGCGTATGTGTATCCCACGTGGAGCAATCCGCCGCGGCTCATCGGCGACCTGAACACGCCGCATGGGGACAACAGCCAGTTCTTTTCGCCGACGACCGGGTTTCCGTCCGTGCAGGTGCCAATGGGTTTCACGCGCGGCGGCACGTTGCCGGCTGGCCTGACGTATTTCGGGCGCGCGTGGTCAGAAGCGACGTTGATCAGGCTGGCCTACGCGTACGAGCAGGCGACGCATCAGCGCCGGCCGCCGCCAACAACGCCGGCGCTTCGATAA
- a CDS encoding M20/M25/M40 family metallo-hydrolase yields the protein MTLKSVMYSAAVLVAASVLSASAQSQAQPQPRPQAPVVGQSAPADDPVRTLVSRLDLEKYKATIKGLTQFGDRRQGTDRNRAAINWIEAQLKSYGCANTERIKYEYQPPQRAAASGGVAPAGGRAGAPAAQGRGGRGGGNPPKGNRGPTGVNNDPMKQPDVKVRELDMQPTTPGAREDVYCTKIGTSHPDEMYIIGGHMDGLGYAEAANDNGSGTALVMELARIFSAPNVQTERSIRFVLWNNEETGLNGARAYVDQRRELQGKEDPPGSGKYPEPKWLGMLQHDMMLYDHGMPRADGTLSPEQRPEADVNVEFAGTAKMAAEAQTLAWLLRAANDRYATDYPVTVGNRMSNTDSAAFQDYTAAVSLRELERGSQVGSGWDPLWHQPLDMYANLTDKDFRLGLNAAQTTLAAVAQLAGAKLK from the coding sequence ATGACACTTAAGTCCGTAATGTATTCAGCGGCCGTACTGGTGGCCGCCTCCGTGCTATCGGCGTCCGCGCAATCGCAAGCGCAACCTCAGCCGCGACCCCAGGCACCGGTGGTGGGCCAGTCGGCGCCAGCCGACGATCCCGTTCGAACGTTGGTGAGCCGGCTCGACCTGGAGAAGTACAAGGCCACCATCAAGGGATTGACGCAGTTTGGCGATCGGCGGCAGGGCACCGATCGCAACCGGGCCGCGATCAACTGGATCGAAGCCCAGCTCAAGAGCTACGGGTGTGCGAACACGGAGCGGATCAAGTACGAGTATCAGCCTCCGCAGCGGGCCGCCGCGAGCGGTGGTGTCGCGCCGGCTGGTGGCAGAGCAGGCGCTCCGGCGGCGCAGGGCCGAGGCGGGCGTGGCGGCGGCAACCCGCCGAAGGGGAACCGCGGGCCGACCGGCGTGAACAACGATCCGATGAAGCAGCCTGATGTGAAGGTCCGCGAGCTGGACATGCAGCCGACGACGCCGGGCGCGCGCGAAGACGTCTACTGCACGAAGATCGGCACGAGCCATCCGGACGAGATGTACATCATCGGCGGCCACATGGACGGTCTGGGCTATGCCGAAGCGGCCAACGACAATGGATCGGGGACGGCGCTCGTCATGGAGCTGGCGCGCATTTTCAGCGCGCCGAACGTCCAGACCGAGCGATCGATCCGGTTCGTTCTGTGGAATAACGAAGAGACCGGCCTCAACGGCGCCCGCGCCTATGTGGACCAGCGCCGCGAGCTGCAGGGTAAGGAAGACCCGCCCGGATCGGGCAAGTACCCGGAGCCGAAGTGGCTGGGCATGCTCCAGCACGACATGATGCTCTATGACCACGGCATGCCGCGCGCTGACGGCACACTCAGCCCCGAGCAGCGGCCCGAAGCGGATGTGAACGTGGAGTTTGCGGGAACTGCGAAGATGGCGGCCGAGGCGCAGACGCTCGCGTGGCTGCTGCGCGCCGCCAACGACCGCTACGCGACCGATTATCCTGTGACCGTCGGCAACCGCATGTCCAACACCGATTCAGCGGCGTTCCAGGACTATACGGCGGCGGTGAGTCTGCGCGAGCTAGAGCGCGGGTCGCAGGTCGGGTCCGGATGGGATCCCCTCTGGCACCAGCCGCTGGACATGTACGCGAATCTCACCGACAAGGACTTCCGCCTCGGCCTCAACGCGGCGCAGACCACGCTTGCGGCTGTCGCGCAACTGGCTGGGGCGAAGCTGAAATAG
- a CDS encoding RHS repeat-associated core domain-containing protein, translating into MNRRTLAATTWPAAVALIRAADRPSRWRRAALDRVTAVFLILVAVMVSAPAPAWAQSGQVVEYYHLDALGSVRVVTDQNAQVVSRHDFLPFGEEWNPSANAKEKRLFTGHERDAETGLDYFGARYYRASVGRFSTVDPELSVKEAQVDPQRWNRYAYVTNNPLKYTDPDGKNPLLITGGIGAAVYGGWAIYQNVSHGRAPLSGNVGFEAAKGFVVGAALGIAGPALAGMGGAETALAGSATATGTVVIGSYPRYLELARELGAKSFSIPASVWEKMSEAEKLAANDKFLDRAISRGQTFVVTTNVTDALKKGGVWLRHEIEYLMARGYAIGPDGHSPIPPAK; encoded by the coding sequence ATGAACCGTCGAACACTCGCAGCGACAACGTGGCCGGCCGCGGTCGCTCTCATCAGGGCCGCTGACAGGCCTTCGCGGTGGCGGCGTGCGGCTCTCGATCGCGTGACAGCCGTTTTCCTGATCTTGGTGGCGGTGATGGTGTCGGCGCCGGCGCCGGCGTGGGCGCAGTCGGGGCAGGTCGTCGAGTACTACCACCTCGACGCCCTGGGCTCCGTGCGGGTCGTGACCGATCAGAACGCGCAGGTCGTAAGCCGCCACGACTTTCTGCCGTTTGGGGAAGAATGGAATCCGTCGGCGAACGCGAAAGAGAAGAGACTCTTCACGGGCCACGAGCGCGACGCGGAGACCGGCCTGGACTACTTCGGCGCCCGCTACTACCGGGCCAGCGTCGGGCGATTTAGCACGGTCGACCCCGAACTGAGCGTCAAAGAAGCACAGGTCGATCCGCAGCGCTGGAACCGATATGCCTACGTCACGAACAATCCCCTGAAGTACACGGATCCCGACGGCAAGAACCCGCTCTTGATCACCGGAGGCATTGGGGCGGCCGTCTACGGCGGGTGGGCGATCTACCAGAACGTCTCGCACGGGAGAGCGCCGCTAAGCGGCAACGTCGGCTTCGAGGCGGCCAAGGGCTTCGTGGTCGGGGCCGCGCTGGGCATAGCGGGGCCAGCACTTGCGGGAATGGGGGGCGCGGAGACTGCTCTGGCGGGATCGGCGACCGCGACCGGCACCGTCGTGATCGGCAGCTACCCTCGATACCTGGAGCTTGCACGGGAGTTGGGTGCCAAGTCGTTCAGCATCCCCGCAAGTGTCTGGGAGAAGATGTCGGAAGCAGAGAAGCTAGCTGCGAACGACAAATTCCTGGACCGTGCAATCTCTCGGGGGCAGACCTTTGTTGTGACAACGAACGTGACCGACGCGCTCAAGAAGGGTGGAGTGTGGCTGCGACATGAAATCGAGTACCTCATGGCTCGTGGCTATGCCATCGGGCCGGATGGGCACAGTCCAATACCGCCAGCGAAGTGA
- a CDS encoding VWA domain-containing protein: MRHRWLKGLPAAVAITLAAAAILGAQDPASLQGDNPPAGAIRVDRLDVGYVPVRRPRADLAPGQATGQQAMQTPTFRSAVELIPVNVSVLGPDGRPVVDLKKANFTILEDGIPQEVQHFSLESIVAETSKASANEAVGRRIVPALELAPQERRVFLIVLSTWRGNSIQGPNKGLDALLDFVNKRLLPQDVVAATAYNRATVFTTNHAAIVEVIERYRARSDKIGAALEAFFSGLRALFGTGRIPADTQRDIDEVFDVPGASMRQLPAIDARPMRSNATPPRPNPDAAAALEDYAKAEAGFDQRVASSLTSMGGMAQIFAGVDYMRTMVGQKRLVYFGPGMAVPSTDDDHSIAAMANDARVALDMIQTGGIEGFSMWRGTLGESPGFGESFNFASMRSLSRQTGGQASITEFTRTALDRVDVATRTQYLLGYYPKNTNWNGKYRRIEVRVNRPDLDVVWRQGYYARQTATPYDAKEFLTVTRIATAAQYRVAVTDIKMKAALLGNDVTLTIDISRVALKQVDGRRVGQLRVAAFYGDARQRIIDVSWSTLDLNFTDEAFSRFLKTGIEYRWKVPATLEPTYMRVIVYNYDVDLLGTLETKLR, translated from the coding sequence ATGCGACATCGATGGTTGAAGGGACTGCCAGCCGCGGTGGCGATCACGCTGGCTGCGGCCGCTATCCTCGGCGCGCAGGATCCGGCCTCGCTTCAAGGCGACAACCCACCAGCCGGCGCGATCCGAGTCGACCGCCTCGACGTGGGCTACGTGCCCGTTCGGCGCCCGCGCGCGGATCTCGCGCCCGGGCAAGCCACCGGCCAGCAAGCGATGCAGACGCCGACCTTCCGCAGCGCGGTGGAACTGATTCCCGTGAACGTGTCGGTTCTCGGACCTGATGGCAGACCCGTCGTCGATCTGAAGAAAGCGAACTTCACCATCCTCGAGGACGGCATCCCGCAGGAGGTTCAACACTTCTCGCTCGAGAGCATCGTTGCCGAAACCTCCAAGGCGAGCGCGAACGAGGCCGTCGGGCGCCGGATTGTCCCGGCTCTCGAGCTGGCACCCCAGGAGCGGCGAGTCTTCCTCATCGTCCTGTCCACGTGGCGTGGCAACAGCATCCAGGGTCCGAACAAGGGGCTCGACGCGCTGCTGGATTTCGTGAACAAGCGGCTGCTGCCGCAGGACGTGGTCGCCGCCACGGCGTACAACCGCGCTACGGTGTTCACAACCAACCACGCGGCGATCGTCGAAGTGATCGAGCGTTATCGGGCGCGGAGCGACAAGATCGGGGCGGCACTGGAAGCGTTCTTCTCGGGCCTTCGTGCCCTGTTCGGCACCGGGAGGATACCGGCCGACACCCAACGCGATATCGACGAGGTCTTCGACGTGCCGGGAGCCTCGATGCGGCAGCTGCCCGCGATCGATGCGCGCCCGATGCGGAGCAACGCGACGCCGCCTAGGCCGAACCCTGATGCCGCCGCCGCCCTGGAGGACTACGCCAAGGCGGAGGCGGGATTCGACCAGCGCGTGGCGAGCTCCCTGACAAGCATGGGCGGGATGGCTCAGATCTTCGCGGGCGTCGACTACATGCGCACCATGGTGGGCCAGAAGCGCCTGGTGTATTTCGGCCCGGGAATGGCCGTCCCGAGCACCGACGATGATCACAGCATCGCCGCGATGGCCAACGACGCGCGTGTCGCGCTGGACATGATTCAGACCGGCGGCATTGAAGGCTTTTCGATGTGGCGCGGCACGCTGGGAGAGTCGCCCGGCTTCGGCGAGAGCTTCAATTTCGCAAGCATGCGGAGCCTCTCCAGGCAGACCGGCGGCCAGGCATCCATCACGGAGTTCACCAGGACTGCGCTCGACCGCGTCGATGTCGCGACGCGGACTCAGTACCTGCTCGGGTACTACCCGAAGAACACCAACTGGAACGGCAAGTACCGGCGCATCGAGGTGAGAGTGAACCGGCCCGACCTCGACGTGGTTTGGCGCCAGGGCTACTACGCCCGTCAAACCGCCACGCCGTACGACGCGAAGGAATTCCTCACGGTCACGCGAATCGCGACTGCTGCGCAGTATCGGGTTGCCGTGACGGACATCAAGATGAAGGCGGCCCTCCTCGGCAACGACGTCACGCTCACCATCGACATCTCCAGGGTTGCCCTCAAGCAGGTCGATGGCAGAAGGGTCGGCCAGCTTCGCGTCGCCGCCTTCTACGGGGATGCGCGGCAGAGGATCATCGACGTGAGCTGGAGCACGCTCGACTTGAACTTCACCGATGAGGCCTTCAGCCGGTTCCTGAAGACCGGCATCGAGTACCGCTGGAAGGTGCCGGCCACCCTGGAGCCGACCTACATGAGGGTCATCGTCTACAACTACGACGTGGACTTGCTCGGCACCCTGGAGACGAAGCTGCGGTAG
- a CDS encoding type II toxin-antitoxin system VapC family toxin yields MKRRLYIETTVVSYLVARPSRDLMVAGHQEATREFWPRLTTDYDTFVSALVYEEAAKGNVEQATKRLAAIKPFRMLDIDEDARMLAEKVVAGRGVPEEYPEDALHIAVAAVNGIDVVVTWNFAHLSNPFTRRIVRQIVQDEGYVCPEICSPEELMESAS; encoded by the coding sequence ATGAAGCGAAGGCTCTATATTGAGACCACGGTCGTGAGTTACCTTGTGGCACGACCAAGCCGAGACCTGATGGTGGCTGGCCATCAGGAGGCCACTCGCGAATTCTGGCCCAGGTTGACGACGGACTACGACACCTTCGTCTCTGCCCTTGTCTACGAAGAGGCCGCCAAGGGAAACGTCGAGCAAGCGACGAAGCGGCTGGCTGCGATCAAGCCTTTTCGTATGTTGGACATCGATGAGGACGCACGAATGCTGGCGGAAAAGGTCGTCGCAGGAAGAGGCGTGCCGGAGGAATACCCGGAAGATGCCCTGCACATCGCCGTTGCCGCGGTCAACGGCATCGACGTGGTTGTGACGTGGAACTTCGCGCATTTGTCCAATCCATTCACGCGAAGGATCGTTCGCCAAATTGTCCAGGACGAGGGGTATGTATGCCCCGAGATTTGCTCCCCCGAGGAGTTGATGGAGAGTGCATCATGA